One Candidatus Sulfotelmatobacter sp. genomic region harbors:
- the trpA gene encoding tryptophan synthase subunit alpha — MVSERRISAAIRRHARPTALIPYLTAGYPSIAESLSALREVEAAGAAVVEIGIPFSDPIADGPDIQRASEWALRSGVGAPETIALVRELRKTSSIPVVIMTYMNPVLRHGPEKFARQAAEAGVDGVLISDLPPEEAPEMWSAFDAASLDTVVLVAPTTPPERAATLAARSRGFLYCLARTGVTGGSAGESTPIEERVRALRGITSLPIVVGFGIGNAEQARRYRGIADALAVGAAFMRRVAENPDHGAAQRVGELARELVGALV, encoded by the coding sequence GTGGTTTCCGAACGACGGATCTCGGCCGCGATTCGCCGTCACGCCCGGCCGACCGCGCTGATTCCCTACCTGACCGCCGGTTATCCGTCGATCGCCGAGTCGCTCTCGGCGCTTCGCGAGGTCGAGGCGGCCGGCGCTGCCGTGGTCGAGATCGGCATCCCATTCTCGGACCCGATCGCCGACGGTCCCGACATCCAGCGCGCGTCGGAATGGGCGCTCCGTTCCGGAGTCGGCGCTCCCGAGACGATCGCGCTGGTGCGCGAGCTGCGGAAGACCTCGTCGATTCCGGTGGTGATCATGACCTACATGAATCCCGTGCTGCGTCACGGGCCCGAGAAATTCGCGCGCCAGGCCGCGGAAGCGGGCGTGGACGGCGTGCTGATTTCGGACCTGCCGCCCGAGGAGGCGCCCGAAATGTGGAGCGCCTTCGACGCCGCATCGCTCGACACCGTGGTGCTGGTGGCGCCGACCACGCCCCCGGAGCGGGCGGCCACACTGGCCGCGCGCTCGCGCGGTTTCCTCTACTGCCTGGCGCGCACCGGCGTCACCGGCGGCTCCGCCGGCGAGTCCACGCCGATCGAGGAGCGCGTGCGCGCGCTGCGCGGGATCACGTCCCTCCCGATCGTGGTGGGCTTCGGCATCGGCAATGCCGAGCAGGCGCGTCGCTACCGCGGGATCGCCGATGCTCTGGCGGTCGGCGCCGCGTTCATGCGCCGCGTGGCCGAGAATCCCGACCACGGCGCCGCCCAGCGCGTGGGCGAACTCGCGCGCGAGCTGGTTGGCGCTCTGGTTTGA
- a CDS encoding GTPase domain-containing protein yields the protein MVVVSYSGKEINAKLVYYGAGLSGKTTNLESIYEAVPESSRGKMVSMKTQSDRTLFFDLLPLDLGEIMGFKTRFLLYTVPGQVFYNATRKLVLKGADAIVFVADSEVGKMEENKESLSNLRANLSEYGVNLDQMSWVIQYNKRDLPNVYTLEELNAELNPGGKVPFFEAVAKDGKGVFETFRGISHLLMEKVTRDLRRTSMAGSPAKGAEDGGAPQPARPAPAPSAPAHIMAKEAREAQLAEMSAGAVDYGREIDLNAAATRPAPAPAPAPVARAAAPAPRPAPVAAPDPAPVARPAPARAAAPAPAPAPARSANEEPASLVVPITVPKSGTREIVLRIVLKVEE from the coding sequence GTGGTCGTCGTCAGCTATTCAGGCAAGGAGATCAACGCCAAGCTGGTGTACTACGGTGCCGGCCTGAGCGGCAAGACCACCAATCTCGAATCCATCTACGAGGCGGTGCCCGAGAGCAGCCGCGGCAAGATGGTGAGCATGAAGACGCAGTCGGATCGCACGCTGTTCTTCGATCTGCTGCCACTCGATCTCGGCGAGATCATGGGCTTCAAGACCCGCTTCCTGCTCTACACCGTTCCCGGCCAGGTGTTCTACAACGCGACCCGCAAGCTCGTGCTCAAGGGCGCCGACGCGATCGTGTTCGTGGCCGACAGCGAAGTCGGCAAGATGGAAGAGAACAAGGAGAGTCTCTCCAATCTGCGCGCGAATCTGTCCGAGTACGGCGTCAACCTGGACCAGATGTCGTGGGTGATCCAGTACAACAAGCGCGACCTTCCCAACGTCTACACCCTCGAGGAGTTGAACGCCGAGCTGAATCCGGGCGGCAAGGTTCCGTTCTTCGAGGCGGTGGCCAAGGACGGCAAGGGCGTGTTCGAGACCTTCCGCGGGATCTCGCACCTGCTGATGGAGAAGGTGACTCGCGATCTTCGCCGCACCAGCATGGCCGGCAGCCCGGCGAAGGGCGCCGAGGACGGCGGCGCGCCGCAACCCGCGCGACCGGCGCCGGCGCCGTCCGCGCCCGCCCACATCATGGCCAAGGAGGCCCGCGAAGCGCAGCTCGCCGAGATGAGCGCCGGAGCGGTCGACTACGGACGCGAGATCGATCTGAACGCCGCGGCGACGCGCCCCGCTCCAGCGCCCGCGCCCGCCCCGGTGGCTCGCGCCGCCGCGCCGGCTCCGCGTCCCGCGCCGGTTGCCGCCCCGGACCCCGCTCCGGTCGCCCGCCCGGCGCCGGCTCGTGCGGCTGCCCCGGCTCCAGCGCCGGCCCCAGCGCGCTCGGCCAATGAGGAACCAGCTTCACTGGTCGTCCCCATCACCGTGCCCAAGAGCGGAACCCGCGAAATCGTGCTGCGAATCGTGCTCAAAGTCGAAGAATAG
- a CDS encoding glycosyltransferase family 39 protein: protein MVAAFFHPIGDSYTENDFYGGYAAGAAALRHGVLDPHRYAAYGPVYELTLALAQGPGWDAFACAKFLSVLAAAGTLFCWLAMLAPLLGSLGAALAILFVAVTPVFTRYAYAATTDMLATFLASLAIALRLRRSGAGASVAAGAIAALATLTRYQMIFVALAGLSPLFARPGALRERGAWREVAEFGAGFLALFAPWTWFACAHGAPPAAALYQHYGFYASSDASRNYQDAAGSAPESLGWDAASSFARVASSDPLALLKLWAGRAVEHLWLDARILVGPWLGALALAGILLWPLVRRGRGIGAIAALGLIAHLTLVPVFYSHRYRLPLIPFECALAAAALLWLGSRGPRARTAAAVLALIAIVTLTARNVAAQRELYLELPRDVLALAPRLRREPDTLRVVSRRGHIGYYTGRLITPFPRVQRLPELAAAARAGGAGYLYFSWYEARLRPEFLYLLDTTATVPGLERLATCEQPPAILYRLGPEFGKEPEWLMDSYQRRVHESRAAIRIYPDADAAPARAVLAADTLLHGHARAALAMAREARGARPDLALAWRVEGAALQLLGDSLGARAALDRAARAAREDTLPSGAARSSGEPPFRR from the coding sequence GTGGTCGCGGCCTTCTTCCACCCGATCGGCGACTCCTACACCGAGAATGACTTCTACGGGGGCTACGCCGCCGGGGCGGCGGCCCTCCGGCACGGCGTGCTCGATCCGCACCGCTATGCGGCCTACGGACCGGTCTACGAGCTGACCCTGGCGCTGGCTCAGGGCCCGGGCTGGGATGCCTTCGCCTGCGCCAAGTTCCTGTCGGTGCTCGCCGCGGCCGGGACTCTCTTCTGCTGGCTGGCGATGCTGGCGCCGCTTCTCGGCTCGCTCGGGGCGGCGCTCGCCATTCTGTTCGTGGCGGTGACGCCCGTGTTCACGCGATACGCATATGCCGCCACCACCGACATGCTCGCCACCTTCCTGGCTTCGCTGGCGATCGCGCTGCGGCTGAGGCGCTCGGGCGCGGGTGCAAGCGTCGCGGCTGGCGCGATCGCGGCGCTCGCGACGCTGACGCGCTATCAGATGATCTTCGTGGCGTTGGCGGGGTTGTCTCCGCTGTTCGCTCGACCGGGAGCTCTCCGCGAGCGCGGCGCGTGGCGCGAGGTCGCGGAGTTCGGCGCCGGCTTCCTCGCGCTGTTCGCCCCATGGACCTGGTTCGCGTGCGCGCACGGTGCACCGCCGGCCGCGGCGCTCTATCAGCACTACGGCTTCTACGCGTCGAGTGACGCGAGCCGCAACTATCAGGACGCGGCCGGCAGCGCGCCCGAGTCGCTCGGCTGGGATGCGGCCTCGAGTTTCGCGCGGGTCGCCTCCAGCGATCCGCTCGCCCTGCTCAAGCTCTGGGCAGGGCGCGCCGTCGAGCACCTGTGGCTCGACGCGCGAATCCTGGTGGGACCGTGGCTCGGCGCGCTGGCGCTCGCCGGAATTCTGCTGTGGCCGCTCGTGCGGCGAGGGCGCGGCATCGGCGCGATCGCCGCACTCGGTCTGATCGCGCATCTCACCCTGGTTCCGGTGTTCTACTCTCACCGGTATCGCCTGCCGCTGATCCCATTCGAGTGCGCCCTGGCCGCCGCGGCCTTGCTGTGGCTGGGGTCGCGGGGCCCGCGCGCCCGAACGGCGGCCGCGGTGCTGGCCCTGATCGCGATCGTGACGCTCACCGCGCGCAACGTCGCCGCCCAGCGCGAACTCTATCTCGAGCTGCCGCGCGACGTGCTGGCGCTCGCGCCGCGCCTGCGCAGAGAGCCGGACACCCTGCGCGTGGTGAGCCGGCGAGGCCACATCGGCTACTACACGGGCCGGCTGATCACGCCGTTCCCCCGCGTCCAACGGCTCCCGGAGCTGGCGGCCGCGGCGCGCGCGGGCGGCGCGGGATACCTCTACTTCTCGTGGTACGAGGCGCGACTGCGACCCGAGTTCCTCTATCTGCTCGACACCACCGCCACCGTTCCCGGGCTCGAGCGCCTGGCCACCTGCGAACAGCCGCCGGCGATCCTCTATCGGCTCGGCCCGGAGTTCGGAAAGGAGCCCGAGTGGCTGATGGATTCCTACCAGCGACGAGTCCACGAGTCGCGCGCCGCGATCCGCATCTATCCCGACGCCGACGCCGCCCCGGCGCGAGCAGTGCTGGCGGCCGACACGCTCCTCCACGGGCACGCTCGCGCCGCGCTGGCCATGGCACGTGAGGCCCGCGGTGCGCGGCCCGACCTGGCCCTGGCGTGGCGCGTGGAAGGGGCGGCGCTCCAGCTGCTCGGCGATTCGCTGGGGGCGCGAGCGGCGCTCGATCGGGCCGCGCGCGCCGCGCGCGAGGACACGCTCCCGTCCGGCGCCGCCCGATCGAGCGGCGAACCGCCGTTCAGGCGCTGA